One Streptomyces sp. NBC_00223 genomic window carries:
- a CDS encoding DUF3618 domain-containing protein yields the protein MTRDNGHTPGVVSADPVLAELEREIAETRARLGATVEELAAKVDVPARAKAKAQETAERLRGSATKAEDRVRQSAVGLKSRLPGGGAGHRAIGAGSGPAALGSGSHLAEVGHDAVARTGARLSRVSDDQWRHVYLPAAAATVTVGAVAALSWARHRT from the coding sequence ATGACGCGCGACAACGGTCACACCCCCGGCGTGGTGAGCGCCGACCCCGTACTCGCCGAGCTGGAACGGGAGATCGCCGAGACGCGGGCGCGGCTCGGCGCGACCGTCGAGGAGCTGGCCGCGAAGGTGGATGTGCCCGCGCGGGCGAAGGCGAAGGCGCAGGAGACGGCGGAGCGGTTGCGGGGGTCCGCGACGAAGGCGGAGGACCGGGTGCGGCAGTCCGCGGTGGGCCTGAAGTCCCGGTTGCCCGGCGGGGGCGCCGGTCACCGTGCGATCGGGGCCGGGTCCGGCCCCGCCGCCCTGGGTTCCGGCTCCCACCTGGCCGAGGTCGGGCACGACGCCGTGGCACGTACGGGGGCCCGGCTGAGCCGCGTCTCCGACGACCAGTGGCGCCATGTCTACCTGCCGGCGGCGGCCGCGACGGTCACGGTCGGCGCGGTAGCGGCCCTGAGCTGGGCCCGTCACCGCACGTGA
- a CDS encoding phage holin family protein produces MANGNGSSRSVGTLVKDGTEQLSDLIRQELRLAQTELTRKGKRAGIGGGLFGAAGLMAFFGLAVLIFGAIAALAMPLPLWAAALIVAGGLMLLAGVMALIGRHEVKRAVPPVPGEAMGSMRHDLETIRERAKR; encoded by the coding sequence GTGGCGAATGGGAACGGGTCCAGCCGATCCGTGGGCACGCTGGTGAAGGACGGGACCGAGCAGCTCTCGGACCTGATCCGGCAGGAGCTGCGGCTGGCACAGACCGAGCTGACGCGGAAGGGCAAACGTGCCGGGATCGGCGGCGGTCTCTTCGGCGCCGCGGGGCTGATGGCCTTCTTCGGCCTGGCCGTACTGATCTTCGGCGCCATCGCCGCCCTCGCGATGCCGCTGCCGCTGTGGGCCGCGGCGCTCATCGTGGCGGGCGGTCTGATGCTGCTCGCGGGGGTCATGGCGCTGATCGGGAGGCACGAGGTCAAGCGGGCGGTGCCGCCCGTGCCGGGCGAGGCGATGGGCAGCATGCGGCACGACCTGGAGACGATCAGGGAGAGGGCGAAGCGATGA